A window of Cryptomeria japonica chromosome 3, Sugi_1.0, whole genome shotgun sequence contains these coding sequences:
- the LOC131066537 gene encoding probable protein phosphatase 2C 55 has product MIVVVAAIAIVLLVAIVLIERKFRTISLGLKLLYTILESIVKSLGGISTSIGNISKGVDNINSGIGKISSSVDKILDHLGEKGLKLQSGACYLPHPDKEERGGEDAHFICTAEQAIGVADGVGGWSEIGVNAGMYARELMAHSVAAIQEEPQGSIDLSRVLEKAYVSTKCKGSSTACMLALSDQGLLHAINLGDSGFLVVRDGCTIFRSPVQQREFNYPYQLGGGNDLPSSAQMFTLQVVPGDVIIAGTDGLFDNLYDSEVTAVVVHAVKAGLKPRVTAQKIAELARQRAEDKHIQTPFSSAAQDAGVSHYGGKLDDITVVVSYVASSNSNPEE; this is encoded by the exons ATGATTGTTGTGGTGGCGGCCATAGCCATTGTTCTCCTCGTCGCCATTGTTCTCATTGAAAGGAAATTCAGGACCATTTCATTGGGCCTCAAGCTCCTTTACACAATTCTCGAGAGCATTGTTAAGAGCCTTGGGGGCATTTCAACAAGCATCGGCAACATTTCAAAGGGCGTGGATAACATTAATTCGGGCATCGGCAAAATTTCTTCTAGCGTCGACAAAATTTT GGATCATCTTGGTGAAAAAGGATTGAAACTGCAATCAGGTGCATGTTACCTCCCACATCCTGATAAGGAGGAAAGAGGTGGTGAAGATGCTCACTTTATATGTACAGCTGAACAGGCTATTGGTGTTGCTGATGGTGTGGGAGGATGGTCTGAGATTGGTGTTAATGCAGGTATGTATGCCCGTGAACTAATGGCTCATTCTGTGGCTGCAATTCAAGAGGAACCTCAAGGTTCTATTGATCTGTCAAGGGTATTGGAGAAAGCTTATGTAAGTACAAAATGCAAGGGATCATCAACAGCTTGTATGTTAGCCCTTTCTGATCAG GGTCTTCTTCATGCTATCAATTTGGGGGATAGTGGATTTTTAGTAGTGAGGGATGGATGTACAATCTTCAGATCTCCTGTCCAGCAACGTGAGTTCAATTACCCATATCAACTGGGAGGTGGTAATGACCTCCCAAGCTCTGCACAG ATGTTCACCCTTCAAGTTGTTCCAGGAGATGTAATTATAGCTGGTACAGATGGGCTCTTTGATAATCTATACGATAGTGAAGTAACTGCTGTGGTAGTTCATGCTGTAAAAGCTGGTCTGAAGCCACGGGTTACTGCTCAGAAAATTGCTGAACTGGCAAGGCAGCGAGCAGAAGATAAACACATACAAACTCCCTTTTCTAGTGCTGCCCAAGATGCAGGTGTTAGTCATTATGGTGGAAAACTGGATGATATTACTGTTGTTGTATCATATGTTGCAAGCTCAAATTCTAACCCAGAAGAGTAG